A window of Longispora fulva contains these coding sequences:
- a CDS encoding DUF6104 family protein, protein MYFTDRGIEELAERRGEETVTLDWLAERMKEFVDINPDFEIPVERLATWLARLDDDFEE, encoded by the coding sequence ATGTACTTCACCGACAGAGGTATCGAGGAGCTGGCCGAGCGGCGCGGTGAGGAGACCGTCACGCTCGACTGGCTCGCGGAGCGGATGAAGGAGTTCGTGGACATCAACCCGGACTTCGAGATTCCGGTCGAGCGGCTGGCGACCTGGCTCGCGCGGTTGGACGACGACTTCGAGGAATAG